Proteins encoded within one genomic window of Salipaludibacillus agaradhaerens:
- a CDS encoding iron-containing alcohol dehydrogenase, with product MMGKVFHVPETNLMGCGCLAEIGVYISELNVKKALLVTDSMLSKNGVVDKVIDVLKKANIAYTTFDHVKPNPTVQNVTDGVRHYKDANCDFIISVGGGSPQDAAKGIGLMITNGGDLRDYEGVGKTTYKSVPIVAINTTAGTSAEYTINYVITDEERHVKMVMVDKNSLVKISVNDPELMVSKPSNLTAATGMDALTHAIEAIVTPGAYTVTDATALSAVEIIFYYLPRAVADGKDMEAREQMVYAMFLTGMAFNNAGLGYVHAMSHQLGGVYDLPHGVCNAMLLPVVEKENAKRHPDKFPLIAKAAGINIEGKTPDQCADEVIKKIKALSKVVGIPTRLSELGIDSVDINLLAENAMKDACASGNPFIPTRQEVIDMFKEIV from the coding sequence ATAATGGGGAAAGTTTTTCACGTGCCTGAAACAAATTTAATGGGATGTGGTTGTTTAGCAGAGATAGGAGTCTATATATCCGAATTGAACGTCAAGAAAGCCTTACTTGTAACAGACTCTATGCTTTCGAAAAATGGTGTGGTTGATAAAGTTATTGACGTTTTAAAAAAAGCGAACATAGCTTATACCACATTTGACCACGTTAAACCTAATCCAACTGTTCAAAATGTGACAGATGGTGTAAGACATTATAAAGACGCGAACTGTGATTTTATCATATCAGTTGGAGGAGGATCTCCACAGGATGCGGCAAAAGGGATTGGCTTAATGATAACGAACGGTGGGGATTTACGGGATTATGAAGGCGTTGGGAAAACAACATATAAATCTGTTCCCATTGTAGCAATCAATACGACAGCAGGCACATCAGCAGAATATACGATCAATTACGTTATTACAGATGAAGAGCGGCATGTCAAAATGGTGATGGTCGATAAAAACAGCCTTGTAAAAATCTCGGTTAATGATCCTGAATTAATGGTCAGTAAGCCATCTAATTTAACTGCAGCTACAGGGATGGATGCGCTCACACATGCTATTGAGGCGATTGTAACACCAGGTGCCTATACGGTTACGGATGCTACTGCATTGTCTGCAGTGGAAATCATCTTTTACTATTTACCACGGGCAGTGGCAGATGGAAAAGATATGGAGGCGCGTGAGCAAATGGTATATGCCATGTTTCTAACGGGTATGGCCTTCAACAATGCCGGTTTAGGCTATGTCCATGCTATGTCCCATCAGCTTGGGGGCGTCTATGATTTACCACACGGCGTATGTAATGCCATGCTTCTGCCAGTGGTTGAGAAGGAGAATGCAAAACGACATCCAGATAAATTCCCGCTAATTGCGAAAGCAGCAGGTATTAATATTGAAGGAAAGACGCCTGATCAATGTGCAGATGAAGTGATTAAAAAAATAAAAGCATTATCCAAAGTAGTCGGCATTCCTACTAGATTATCAGAATTAGGAATAGATAGTGTAGATATTAATCTTTTGGCGGAAAATGCCATGAAAGATGCGTGTGCATCAGGGAATCCTTTCATCCCCACAAGACAGGAAGTCATCGACATGTTTAAAGAGATCGTATAA
- the rhaD gene encoding rhamnulose-1-phosphate aldolase: MTETVKKTILSADFMQDMIKTTTNLYRLGWDERNGGNISYLLKEEEVAAFTDVNQTIKTIPLNFHIPELSYHYFLVTGSGKYFKNIVDAPEENLGIIRINEGGETAAIIWGFSHGTLPTSELPSHLMAHKERLARDASHRVVMHTHTTHLIGMTFTHTLIEKEFTRTLWKMCTECIVVFPEGVGIIPWMIPGTDEIGKATADKMSDVRLVVWPHHGVFGTGNTMDEAFGLIETAEKAAEIYSLVEGKIKQTITDLQLYDLAQAFNVKPREGYLNET, encoded by the coding sequence ATGACTGAAACAGTTAAGAAGACGATACTGAGTGCTGACTTTATGCAAGACATGATAAAAACGACAACAAACCTTTATAGGTTAGGCTGGGATGAGCGTAATGGTGGAAACATCAGCTATCTTTTAAAGGAGGAAGAAGTAGCTGCTTTTACAGATGTTAATCAAACGATTAAAACTATTCCGCTAAATTTTCATATACCTGAGCTTAGTTATCACTATTTTTTAGTGACAGGGTCGGGCAAATATTTTAAAAACATTGTGGATGCTCCTGAAGAAAACCTTGGTATCATTCGTATTAATGAAGGAGGGGAAACTGCAGCTATCATTTGGGGGTTTAGTCATGGCACCTTACCCACTAGTGAATTACCGTCACATTTAATGGCACATAAGGAAAGGTTAGCAAGGGATGCCAGTCATCGGGTTGTTATGCATACACATACTACACACTTGATTGGGATGACGTTTACGCATACCTTAATAGAAAAGGAGTTTACAAGAACACTATGGAAAATGTGTACAGAGTGTATCGTTGTCTTTCCAGAAGGTGTCGGTATAATTCCTTGGATGATCCCAGGAACAGATGAAATTGGCAAAGCCACTGCTGACAAGATGTCTGACGTTCGTCTTGTTGTCTGGCCCCACCACGGTGTATTCGGGACGGGTAATACAATGGATGAAGCATTCGGATTAATAGAGACAGCTGAAAAAGCGGCGGAAATTTATTCTCTCGTGGAGGGGAAAATCAAGCAAACAATTACGGACTTGCAATTATACGATTTGGCTCAAGCGTTTAATGTAAAGCCTAGAGAAGGCTATCTAAATGAGACTTAA
- a CDS encoding methyl-accepting chemotaxis protein, producing MKSSLAIKLNVLIFSILILFSIVLGSVLYKQITDGIKEAAVEKAASDLELGFRYIDKAIPGEWYVEEGVLYKGDTPMNENYDLVDEIGDMTGGTVTLFLHDTRIATNVILDGERAVGTQVSEEVAEAVLSREEIYLGEADVAGYSYQTAYMPITSANGEVVGIWYVGASQEFIDSTVKSAMQGFLIVLTAVMVVAVGAVFVFTKRLTRRLSKLTDGVKAAGEGDFSIQFSDTSKDEFGQLAGSFNTMVKKIHRLLSNVSHLSQQVAASSEQLTASAEETTKATDQISESVQNVAAGTEKQLEKAVVSNEVAETISFEMENISHHIEQANEKANRTSKTAEEGGKVVDQTLMKMKDIQDKSESGVQVIRSLSNKSVKIGDILSVISGISEQTNLLALNAAIEAARAGEQGKGFAVVAEEVRKLAEESGDSAKQISTMIGEIQEGISESVTAMESSRTSVASGIENADKAKETFKDISEAIKDVSDQVMNVTEATQHVTTNIGKMVTSINESKLITENAAGYSQNVAASTEEQTATMEEIASSAFTLAKMAEDLQKAVSAFKL from the coding sequence ATGAAAAGTAGTTTAGCTATAAAACTTAACGTTCTTATTTTTTCAATATTAATTTTGTTTTCCATCGTGCTAGGTAGTGTCCTTTACAAGCAAATTACAGATGGGATCAAAGAAGCAGCTGTAGAAAAAGCTGCTTCAGATTTAGAATTGGGATTTCGTTATATTGATAAAGCGATACCTGGAGAGTGGTATGTAGAAGAGGGTGTTCTTTATAAGGGTGACACACCTATGAATGAAAATTATGATCTTGTTGATGAAATAGGAGATATGACTGGCGGTACAGTTACCCTATTTCTTCATGATACACGAATAGCTACAAATGTTATTTTGGATGGTGAACGGGCTGTGGGGACCCAAGTTTCAGAAGAAGTTGCAGAAGCAGTATTGTCACGAGAAGAGATTTACTTAGGTGAAGCAGATGTAGCAGGTTACAGTTATCAGACAGCTTATATGCCAATAACAAGCGCTAATGGTGAAGTTGTTGGTATTTGGTACGTGGGTGCTTCTCAGGAGTTTATAGATAGCACAGTTAAGAGTGCCATGCAGGGATTTCTAATTGTTTTAACTGCTGTTATGGTAGTTGCAGTAGGTGCCGTATTTGTATTCACTAAGCGTTTAACACGCCGTTTAAGTAAATTAACTGACGGTGTGAAAGCGGCAGGAGAAGGTGATTTTTCAATTCAATTTTCTGATACGTCTAAAGACGAATTCGGCCAATTAGCTGGAAGTTTTAATACTATGGTAAAAAAAATTCATAGATTGTTATCAAATGTGTCTCATTTGTCTCAACAAGTAGCTGCGTCATCTGAACAGTTAACAGCTAGTGCTGAGGAGACAACGAAGGCGACAGATCAGATCTCAGAATCGGTTCAAAATGTAGCAGCTGGTACTGAAAAGCAGTTAGAGAAAGCGGTTGTTTCTAATGAAGTAGCTGAAACAATCTCTTTCGAAATGGAGAATATCTCTCATCATATAGAACAGGCAAATGAAAAAGCAAATAGGACTTCCAAAACTGCTGAAGAAGGAGGTAAGGTTGTCGATCAAACGTTGATGAAAATGAAAGACATTCAAGACAAGTCGGAGAGTGGCGTACAAGTTATTCGTAGTCTTAGTAATAAGTCTGTTAAAATAGGGGACATTTTGTCCGTCATTTCAGGAATCTCTGAACAAACGAATCTTTTAGCATTAAATGCTGCAATTGAGGCAGCGAGGGCTGGCGAGCAAGGGAAAGGATTTGCAGTTGTTGCTGAAGAAGTTAGAAAGTTAGCTGAGGAATCTGGGGATTCTGCTAAACAAATTAGTACGATGATTGGTGAGATCCAAGAAGGCATTAGTGAATCTGTGACAGCGATGGAAAGTAGTCGCACGTCTGTTGCATCAGGAATTGAGAATGCTGATAAAGCAAAAGAGACTTTTAAAGATATCAGTGAGGCGATTAAGGATGTTTCCGATCAAGTCATGAATGTGACTGAAGCAACTCAGCACGTGACAACAAATATAGGGAAAATGGTTACCTCAATAAATGAAAGTAAGCTTATTACGGAAAATGCCGCTGGTTATTCACAGAATGTGGCTGCTTCTACCGAAGAACAGACAGCTACTATGGAGGAAATTGCATCATCTGCTTTCACGTTAGCTAAAATGGCTGAAGATTTACAAAAAGCGGTAAGTGCTTTTAAGTTATAA